From Oncorhynchus masou masou isolate Uvic2021 chromosome 7, UVic_Omas_1.1, whole genome shotgun sequence, one genomic window encodes:
- the LOC135543412 gene encoding uncharacterized protein LOC135543412, with translation MMVKRRTFPLLIASALAVMVYVIFTLPRSQPGNHQHLYPHHISDQSITPVNDTKHFMVGAYKEHRLEGSSVRIISIFRRDSVQPLYCVFYCGTHWANGTKAEVQMHSDHFGFRFVTTDVLCPKHPDCDPSHVTLAIQADAELAQNQTFLRIQNLVKREEEEFQFNFTVCWSNLFGDYNNVLQVTQTLEMYKLLGVQHVVVYNTSCGPDLERLLQSYTQEGFVEVVPWPINQHMNPSSGWQPSEHGGDIHYYGQLTTLNDCVYRNMYQSRYVLLNDIDEIIAPYQHQTLPQMMDVLQRQNPKAEVFLIENHIFPKSQFEPSGRFERPTWRDVPGINIMEHIYREEPDYRIYHPSKMIVRPRVPLQGGLTKKELHEDKRVWDYERQLVPNVDKALEKAGLLRM, from the exons ATGATGGTGAAGAGGCGTACGTTCCCTCTACTGATAGCTTCTGCTCTGGCAGTCATGGTCTACGTCATCTTCACATTGCCCAG GTCACAGCCAGGCAACCACCAGCACCTCTATCCACACCACATCTCTGACCAGTCCATCACGCCTGTCAACGACACCAAACACTTCATGGTGGGGGCCTACAAGGAACATCGTTTGGAGGGAAGCTCCGTACGCATCATCAGTATCTTCAGACGAGACTCTGTCCAGCCTCTGTACTGTGTGTTCTACTGTGGGACTCACTGGGCTAATGGAACAAAGGCTGAAGTCCAGATGCACTCTGATCACTTTG GTTTCCGCTTCGTGACAACCGACGTCCTTTGTCCGAAACATCCCGACTGCGACCCGTCACACGTGACCCTCGCCATACAAGCTGACGCCGAGCTCGCTCAGAACCAAACCTTCCTCCGCATCCAGAACCTTgtgaaaagggaggaagaggagtttCAGTTCAACTTCACTGTCTGTTGGTCCAATTTATTTGGCGATTATAACAACGTGCTTCAGGTCACCCAGACTCTGGAGATGTATAA GTTGTTGGGAGTGCAGCATGTTGTGGTGTATAACACCAGCTGTGGACCAGACCTGGAGAGACTGCTACAGAGTTACACACAGGAGGGCTTTGTAGAG GTGGTGCCCTGGCCTATCAACCAACACATGAACCCGTCCAGTGGGTGGCAGCCCAGTGAACATGGAGGGGACATCCACTACTATGGCCAGTTGACCACTCTAAATGACTGTGTCTACAGAAATATGTATCAGTCACGCTATGTACTGCTGAATGACATCGATGAGATTATAGCTCCATACCAGCATCAAACCCTGCCCCAGATGATGGATGTACTTCAGAGGCAAAACCCAAAG GCTGAAGTGTTCCTCATAGAGAACCACATCTTCCCTAAGTCCCAGTTTGAGCCCAGTGGAAGGTTTGAACGACCCACCTGGCGGGACGTTCCAGGGATCAACATCATGGAGCACATCTACAGAGAGGAGCCAGACTATCGCATCTACCACCCCTCCAAGATGATAGTACGGCCCAG AGTTCCCCTACAAGGAGGACTGACCAAGAAGGAGCTGCATGAAGACAAGAGGGTCTGGGACTACGAGAGACAGCTAGTTCCTAATGTAGATAAAGCATTGGAGAAGGCAGGACTACTGCGCATGTGA